The following coding sequences are from one Carassius auratus strain Wakin chromosome 15, ASM336829v1, whole genome shotgun sequence window:
- the LOC113114909 gene encoding uncharacterized protein LOC113114909 isoform X3 yields MMGTLLVHLLLQVVLLYDTLGWEVRMPKEIHGLRGSCLVIPCSFYYTSYPPVNPNRIVWYQYVSRGYPLVYDPWKPNEVIWKFRWKTDLYRSLHSWDCSLLIKNLEQSHQGEQLYTWIDPENVGKSTYAFYDVTSTITVDARPEQPSLSVYGGERMGDAITVECSTSHTCPYSKPTITLNGIEGSDQIRDDPFKNGQWKITRTRTGVVKAERLTIQCSVTHYGGITVRATQVKNSKCVHHKIMIEPELTDVTVGITKNFVCSVYHSCQQEPTITWNYKNMQVTRKEKTGSGLNQISYSNIAFRAAKEDHGKKLICTAKFSGGDITASVILHVKRVLLYDALGWEVSMPKDIQGLQGSCLVIPCSFKYKSNPPQNPRRVVWYQQGSKGSLVYDPLHPNNVNEKFRGKTDLYGKSDLDCSLLIKNLESSHNGDKLYTRIDPENIAWENYETDDATCTVHVDATPQKPSINVYGGERTGDAIIVACSTVHTCPYSKPTINLNGIEGSDEIKDESVKDGLLKITLTRTGVVKAESTTIECSVTHHGGITVTATEVKSSKCVHHNISIEPELADVTEGVAQNFTCTIYHSCQNENPTITWNYENMQVSSWNKKHTDLDQFQIAFSNITFLGAKEDHGKRLICIATFSGGNIETYVVLRVQEYQKPVDQILNETYFQYVADVIPKITALPRSCVVIPCSFKSDEEYSTELRVLWVTRKGGYMFHTDPVDVSDNFKGRTRLLGNPVEQNCTVEMDNVQTHDNGPFCFKAERENERYSFNNSCVFIIMRAPDKPVMSSLPENIEPGTRVAVKCSVNHTCSSHPPEITWSVPTAQETISHNHMGGGVWETVSAVTFIPTGYEEEDEIVCTAKFWGGKTQENTAFLSIRRLQRLKLEDVGLYAIVPLLVFILICVLAGVIICRRRHRKPRHDMQGSHTHSEQRRSFWNRFSSRFSMPEGRVAWSNRGNRSDIGYTGNAPERPPKAGQRRSIWSRFSRHAPERPPKPEQRQSIFSRFSRHQSPRTNVNLRAEYKANNTCIVSGNKPFSKPHMPSPKSEPKSYRGYDSNADFIYGNA; encoded by the exons ATGATGGGAACTCTGCTAGTTCATTTGCTCTTACAAG TTGTTTTGCTGTATGATACTTTGGGATGGGAAGTGAGAATGCCAAAAGAAATTCACGGTCTCAGAGGTTCCTGTCTGGTTATACCATGTTCTTTCTACTACACATCATACCCACCTGTAAACCCAAACAGAATTGTGTGGTATCAGTACGTCTCTAGAGGTTATCCTTTAGTTTACGATCCATGGAAACCAAATGAGGTTATTTGGAAGTTCAGATGGAAAACTGATTTATATAGAAGTCTCCATAGTTGGGATTGCAGTCTGCTGATTAAAAACCTGGAACAGTCCCACCAAGGAGAGCAATTATACACATGGATTGACCCTGAAAATGTTGGAAAGAGCACCTACGCATTTTATGATGTCACTTCTACAATAACTGTCGATG CACGTCCAGAGCAGCCCAGCCTCAGTGTTTATGGAGGTGAAAGGATGGGTGACGCCATCACAGTAGAATGTTCAACTTCCCACACGTGTCCATACAGCAAACCAACCATCACTCTGAACGGTATAGAAGGATCTGATCAAATCAGGGATGATCCTTTTAAAAACGGCCAGTGGAAAATCACTAGGACACGCACAGGTGTCGTAAAGGCTGAACGCTTGACTATTCAGTGTTCAGTAACACATTATGGTGGAATAACTGTGAGAGCTACACAGGTCAAGAATTCAAAAT GTGTTCATCATAAAATAATGATTGAGCCTGAGCTGACAGATGTTACAGTGGGCATCACGAAGAACTTTGTTTGTAGCGTCTACCATTCCTGCCAGCAAGAGCCAACCATCACATGGAACTATAAGAACATGCAGGTCACAAGAAAGGAAAAAACAGGTTCAGGTTTAAATCAGATCAGCTACTCCAACATTGCCTTTCGGGCTGCAAAAGAAGATCATGGAAAGAAGTTGATATGCACTGCAAAATTTTCTGGAGGAGACATTACAGCTTCtgttattttacatgtaaaaC GTGTTCTGCTCTATGATGCTTTGGGATGGGAAGTGAGTATGCCAAAAGACATTCAAGGCCTCCAAGGTTCCTGTCTGGTTATACCATGTTCTTTCAAATATAAATCAAACCCACCCCAAAACCCACGCAGAGTTGTGTGGTATCAGCAGGGCTCTAAAGGTAGTTTAGTTTATGATCCTTTGCATCCAAACAATGTCAATGAGAAGTTCAGAGGAAAAACTGATTTATATGGAAAGTCAGATTTGGATTGCAGTCTGCTGATCAAAAACCTGGAATCATCTCACAATGGAGATAAATTATACACAAGGATTGACCCTGAAAATATTGCATGGGAAAACTATGAAACTGATGATGCTACCTGTACAGTTCATGTTGATG CGACTCCACAGAAGCCCAGCATCAATGTTTATGGAGGTGAAAGGACAGGTGATGCCATCATTGTAGCATGTTCAACTGTCCACACGTGTCCATACAGCAAACCAACCATCAATCTGAACGGTATAGAAGGATCTGACGAAATAAAGGATGAGTCTGTTAAAGACGGCCTGTTGAAAATCACTCTGACGCGCACAGGTGTTGTAAAGGCAGAAAGCACGACTATTGAGTGTTCAGTAACACATCATGGTGGCATAACAGTGACAGCTACAGAGGTCAAGAGTTCAAAAT GTGTTCATCATAACATATCGATTGAGCCTGAACTGGCAGATGTTACAGAGGGTGTTGCACAGAACTTCACTTGTACCATCTACCATTCCTGCCAGAATGAGAATCCAACCATTACATGGAACTATGAGAATATGCAGGTCTCATCGTGGAACAAAAAGCATACTGATTTAGATCAGTTTCAGattgcattttccaacataacCTTTCTGGGAGCAAAAGAAGACCACGGGAAAAGACTGATATGCATTGCAACATTTTCTGGAGGAAATATTGAAACGTATGTTGTTTTGCGTGTACAAG AATATCAGAAACCAGTGGATCAAATCCTGAATGAAA cctATTTCCAATACGTGGCAGACGTGATACCCAAGATCACTGCATTGCCTCGTTCATGTGTGGTAATACCATGCAGTTTCAAGTCAGATGAGGAATATTCCACTGAACTTCGGGTTCTATGGGTCACCAGAAAAGGTGGCTACATGTTCCACACCGACCCAGTCGATGTCTCAGACAACTTCAAAGGCCGCACAAGGCTCCTCGGAAACCCAGTTGAGCAGAACTGCACTGTGGAGATGGATAATGTGCAAACTCATGACAATGGACCATTCTGTTTTAAAGcagaaagagaaaatgagagaTACAGCTTCAACAACAGCTGTGTGTTCATTATAATGCGGG CCCCTGACAAACCTGTGATGTCATCCCTCCCTGAAAACATCGAGCCCGGGACACGCGTTGCTGTCAAATGCTCAGTCAACCACACATGCTCTTCTCACCCTCCTGAAATCACCTGGAGCGTTCCAACAGCCCAAGAAACTATCAGCCACAATCACATGGGTGGAGGCGTCTGGGAAACAGTGTCTGCTGTGACCTTTATTCCAACTGGAtatgaagaggaagatgaaatTGTCTGCACTGCCAAATTTTGGGGCGGTAAAACACAGGAAAATACTGCCTTCCTCAGCATCAGAA GATTGCAAAGGCTTAAATTGGAGGATGTTGGACTGTATGCAATAGTTCCCTTACTGGTGTTCATCCTCATTTGTGTCCTTGCTGGAGTCATAATATGCAGGAGACGGCACAG AAAGCCTCGTCATGATATGCAAGGGTCACATACACATTCTGAACAGAG GAGATCATTTTGGAACAGATTTTCAAG TCGTTTTAGTATGCCTGAAGGAAGAGTAGCTTGGAGTAACAGAGGAAACAGGAGTGATATCGG GTATACTGGAAATGCTCCTGAAAGACCACCAAAGGCTGGACAAAG ACGCAGCATCTGGAGCCGATTTTCTAG GCATGCTCCTGAAAGACCGCCAAAGCCTGAACAAAG ACAGAGCATCTTTAGCCGATTTTCTAG acACCAATCACCCAGAACCAATGTAAATCTGAGAGCAGAATATAA GGCAAACAACACATGTATAGTGTCAGGAAACAAGCCTTTCTCCAAACCTCATATGCCATCACCGAAGAG TGAGCCAAAATCCTACCGT GGTTATGATTCTAATGCTGATTTTATATATGGAAATGCCTGA
- the LOC113114909 gene encoding uncharacterized protein LOC113114909 isoform X2 → MMGTLLVHLLLQVVLLYDTLGWEVRMPKEIHGLRGSCLVIPCSFYYTSYPPVNPNRIVWYQYVSRGYPLVYDPWKPNEVIWKFRWKTDLYRSLHSWDCSLLIKNLEQSHQGEQLYTWIDPENVGKSTYAFYDVTSTITVDARPEQPSLSVYGGERMGDAITVECSTSHTCPYSKPTITLNGIEGSDQIRDDPFKNGQWKITRTRTGVVKAERLTIQCSVTHYGGITVRATQVKNSKCVHHKIMIEPELTDVTVGITKNFVCSVYHSCQQEPTITWNYKNMQVTRKEKTGSGLNQISYSNIAFRAAKEDHGKKLICTAKFSGGDITASVILHVKRVLLYDALGWEVSMPKDIQGLQGSCLVIPCSFKYKSNPPQNPRRVVWYQQGSKGSLVYDPLHPNNVNEKFRGKTDLYGKSDLDCSLLIKNLESSHNGDKLYTRIDPENIAWENYETDDATCTVHVDATPQKPSINVYGGERTGDAIIVACSTVHTCPYSKPTINLNGIEGSDEIKDESVKDGLLKITLTRTGVVKAESTTIECSVTHHGGITVTATEVKSSKCVHHNISIEPELADVTVGITKNFTCSVYHSCQKEPTITWNYKNMQVTRKEKRRLGLNWISYSNITFLAAKEDHGKKLICTAKFPGGDITASVILHVKRVLLYDALGWEVSMPKDIQGLQGSCLVIPCSFKYKSNPPQNPRRVVWYQRDSKGSLVYDPLHPNNVNEKFRGKTDLYGKSDLDCSLLIKNLESSHNGDKLYTRIDPENIAWENYETDDATCTVHVDATPQKPSINVYGGERTGDAIIVACSAVHTCSYSKPTITLNGIEGSDEIKDESVKDGLLKITLTRTGVVKAESTTIECSVTHHGGMTVTATEVKISKCVHHNISIEPELADVTEGVAQNFTCTIYHSCQNENPTITWNYENMQVSSWNKKHTDLDQFQIAFSNITFLGAKEDHGKRLICIATFSGGNIETYVVLRVQEYQKPVDQILNETYFQYVADVIPKITALPRSCVVIPCSFKSDEEYSTELRVLWVTRKGGYMFHTDPVDVSDNFKGRTRLLGNPVEQNCTVEMDNVQTHDNGPFCFKAERENERYSFNNSCVFIIMRAPDKPVMSSLPENIEPGTRVAVKCSVNHTCSSHPPEITWSVPTAQETISHNHMGGGVWETVSAVTFIPTGYEEEDEIVCTAKFWGGKTQENTAFLSIRRLQRLKLEDVGLYAIVPLLVFILICVLAGVIICRRRHRKPRHDMQGSHTHSEQRRSFWNRFSSRFSMPEGRVAWSNRGNRSDIGYTGNAPERPPKAGQRRSIWSRFSRHQSPRTNVNLRAEYKANNTCIVSGNKPFSKPHMPSPKSEPKSYRGYDSNADFIYGNA, encoded by the exons ATGATGGGAACTCTGCTAGTTCATTTGCTCTTACAAG TTGTTTTGCTGTATGATACTTTGGGATGGGAAGTGAGAATGCCAAAAGAAATTCACGGTCTCAGAGGTTCCTGTCTGGTTATACCATGTTCTTTCTACTACACATCATACCCACCTGTAAACCCAAACAGAATTGTGTGGTATCAGTACGTCTCTAGAGGTTATCCTTTAGTTTACGATCCATGGAAACCAAATGAGGTTATTTGGAAGTTCAGATGGAAAACTGATTTATATAGAAGTCTCCATAGTTGGGATTGCAGTCTGCTGATTAAAAACCTGGAACAGTCCCACCAAGGAGAGCAATTATACACATGGATTGACCCTGAAAATGTTGGAAAGAGCACCTACGCATTTTATGATGTCACTTCTACAATAACTGTCGATG CACGTCCAGAGCAGCCCAGCCTCAGTGTTTATGGAGGTGAAAGGATGGGTGACGCCATCACAGTAGAATGTTCAACTTCCCACACGTGTCCATACAGCAAACCAACCATCACTCTGAACGGTATAGAAGGATCTGATCAAATCAGGGATGATCCTTTTAAAAACGGCCAGTGGAAAATCACTAGGACACGCACAGGTGTCGTAAAGGCTGAACGCTTGACTATTCAGTGTTCAGTAACACATTATGGTGGAATAACTGTGAGAGCTACACAGGTCAAGAATTCAAAAT GTGTTCATCATAAAATAATGATTGAGCCTGAGCTGACAGATGTTACAGTGGGCATCACGAAGAACTTTGTTTGTAGCGTCTACCATTCCTGCCAGCAAGAGCCAACCATCACATGGAACTATAAGAACATGCAGGTCACAAGAAAGGAAAAAACAGGTTCAGGTTTAAATCAGATCAGCTACTCCAACATTGCCTTTCGGGCTGCAAAAGAAGATCATGGAAAGAAGTTGATATGCACTGCAAAATTTTCTGGAGGAGACATTACAGCTTCtgttattttacatgtaaaaC GTGTTCTGCTCTATGATGCTTTGGGATGGGAAGTGAGTATGCCAAAAGACATTCAAGGCCTCCAAGGTTCCTGTCTGGTTATACCATGTTCTTTCAAATATAAATCAAACCCACCCCAAAACCCACGCAGAGTTGTGTGGTATCAGCAGGGCTCTAAAGGTAGTTTAGTTTATGATCCTTTGCATCCAAACAATGTCAATGAGAAGTTCAGAGGAAAAACTGATTTATATGGAAAGTCAGATTTGGATTGCAGTCTGCTGATCAAAAACCTGGAATCATCTCACAATGGAGATAAATTATACACAAGGATTGACCCTGAAAATATTGCATGGGAAAACTATGAAACTGATGATGCTACCTGTACAGTTCATGTTGATG CGACTCCACAGAAGCCCAGCATCAATGTTTATGGAGGTGAAAGGACAGGTGATGCCATCATTGTAGCATGTTCAACTGTCCACACGTGTCCATACAGCAAACCAACCATCAATCTGAACGGTATAGAAGGATCTGACGAAATAAAGGATGAGTCTGTTAAAGACGGCCTGTTGAAAATCACTCTGACGCGCACAGGTGTTGTAAAGGCAGAAAGCACGACTATTGAGTGTTCAGTAACACATCATGGTGGCATAACAGTGACAGCTACAGAGGTCAAGAGTTCAAAAT GTGTTCATCATAACATATCGATTGAGCCTGAACTGGCAGATGTTACAGTGGGCATCACAAAGAACTTCACTTGTAGCGTCTACCATTCCTGCCAGAAAGAGCCAACCATCACATGGAACTATAAGAACATGCAGGTCACAAGAAAGGAAAAAAGACGTTTGGGATTAAATTGGATCAGCTACTCCAACATTACTTTTCTGGCTGCAAAAGAAGATCATGGGAAGAAGTTGATATGCACCGCAAAGTTTCCTGGAGGAGACATTACAGCTTCTGTAATTTTACATGTAAAAC GTGTTCTGCTCTATGATGCTTTGGGATGGGAAGTGAGTATGCCAAAAGACATTCAAGGCCTCCAAGGTTCCTGTCTGGTTATACCATGTTCTTTCAAATATAAATCAAACCCACCCCAAAACCCACGCAGAGTTGTGTGGTATCAGCGGGACTCTAAAGGTAGTTTAGTTTATGATCCTTTGCATCCAAACAATGTCAATGAGAAGTTCAGAGGAAAAACTGATTTATATGGAAAGTCAGATTTGGATTGCAGTCTGCTGATCAAAAACCTGGAATCATCTCACAATGGAGATAAATTATACACAAGGATTGACCCTGAAAATATTGCATGGGAAAACTATGAAACTGATGATGCTACCTGTACAGTTCATGTTGATG CGACTCCACAGAAGCCCAGCATCAATGTTTATGGAGGTGAAAGGACAGGTGATGCCATCATTGTAGCATGTTCAGCTGTCCACACGTGTTCATACAGCAAACCAACCATCACTCTGAACGGTATAGAAGGATCTGACGAAATAAAGGATGAGTCTGTTAAAGACGGCCTGTTGAAAATCACTCTGACGCGCACAGGTGTTGTAAAGGCAGAAAGCACGACTATTGAGTGTTCAGTAACACATCATGGTGGCATGACAGTGACAGCTACAGAGGTCAAGATTTCAAAAT GTGTTCATCATAACATATCGATTGAGCCTGAACTGGCAGATGTTACAGAGGGTGTTGCACAGAACTTCACTTGTACCATCTACCATTCCTGCCAGAATGAGAATCCAACCATTACATGGAACTATGAGAATATGCAGGTCTCATCGTGGAACAAAAAGCATACTGATTTAGATCAGTTTCAGattgcattttccaacataacCTTTCTGGGAGCAAAAGAAGACCACGGGAAAAGACTGATATGCATTGCAACATTTTCTGGAGGAAATATTGAAACGTATGTTGTTTTGCGTGTACAAG AATATCAGAAACCAGTGGATCAAATCCTGAATGAAA cctATTTCCAATACGTGGCAGACGTGATACCCAAGATCACTGCATTGCCTCGTTCATGTGTGGTAATACCATGCAGTTTCAAGTCAGATGAGGAATATTCCACTGAACTTCGGGTTCTATGGGTCACCAGAAAAGGTGGCTACATGTTCCACACCGACCCAGTCGATGTCTCAGACAACTTCAAAGGCCGCACAAGGCTCCTCGGAAACCCAGTTGAGCAGAACTGCACTGTGGAGATGGATAATGTGCAAACTCATGACAATGGACCATTCTGTTTTAAAGcagaaagagaaaatgagagaTACAGCTTCAACAACAGCTGTGTGTTCATTATAATGCGGG CCCCTGACAAACCTGTGATGTCATCCCTCCCTGAAAACATCGAGCCCGGGACACGCGTTGCTGTCAAATGCTCAGTCAACCACACATGCTCTTCTCACCCTCCTGAAATCACCTGGAGCGTTCCAACAGCCCAAGAAACTATCAGCCACAATCACATGGGTGGAGGCGTCTGGGAAACAGTGTCTGCTGTGACCTTTATTCCAACTGGAtatgaagaggaagatgaaatTGTCTGCACTGCCAAATTTTGGGGCGGTAAAACACAGGAAAATACTGCCTTCCTCAGCATCAGAA GATTGCAAAGGCTTAAATTGGAGGATGTTGGACTGTATGCAATAGTTCCCTTACTGGTGTTCATCCTCATTTGTGTCCTTGCTGGAGTCATAATATGCAGGAGACGGCACAG AAAGCCTCGTCATGATATGCAAGGGTCACATACACATTCTGAACAGAG GAGATCATTTTGGAACAGATTTTCAAG TCGTTTTAGTATGCCTGAAGGAAGAGTAGCTTGGAGTAACAGAGGAAACAGGAGTGATATCGG GTATACTGGAAATGCTCCTGAAAGACCACCAAAGGCTGGACAAAG ACGCAGCATCTGGAGCCGATTTTCTAG acACCAATCACCCAGAACCAATGTAAATCTGAGAGCAGAATATAA GGCAAACAACACATGTATAGTGTCAGGAAACAAGCCTTTCTCCAAACCTCATATGCCATCACCGAAGAG TGAGCCAAAATCCTACCGT GGTTATGATTCTAATGCTGATTTTATATATGGAAATGCCTGA